The DNA window CAGGTATCTGAACTTGCTTCGCTCAGCCCTAATTTTGTTGACATATTTCAAAAAGTTATTTATTATAACGCCTACTGTTTACCAATAAAAAGAGGTGTAATATATGGCAGTAGGAGATACGAGAAGTAGTAACTTTTTTGATTTTATAGTTGATAGAGACACAGAGCGCTGTATTGAATGCCTTGTATGCATCCAGCAGTGTCCTTATGATGCAAATATCCATAGGACAGTAGAGCCTAAGGGTGTTGTGAGCGACTTCGCAAAATGCACAGGATGTCATCGCTGTGAGGCGATATGTCCTACAGGATGCATAACAATAAGGAGGAATCCAAGCCAGTTCAGAGAACATGACATCTGGACAGACTGGCACATAAAGAACCTCTACAAACAGACAGCCACAGGAGGTGTTCTACTAACAGGCTCTGGAAATGACTACGAGTATCCTATTTACTGGGACCATATCCTACTTGATGCCTGTCAGGTTACAAATCCCTCTATAGACCCCCTTAGAGAGCCGATGGAACTCCGCACATATCTCGGAAGTAAACCAGATAAACTTGAATTTGAAGAGAAAGAAGGAAAGATAGAATTAAAGACAGAACTCGCACCACAACTTGTCCTTGAGGTCCCTGTGCTGTTTTCAGCCATGTCCTATGGCGCTATTAACCTGAATCTATGCGAGGCACTGGCAAGGACAGCAGAGGCGATGGGAACACTCTACAATACTGGAGAGGGTGGGCTCCATAAAAGGCTCTATAGATACGGGAAAAACACAATAGTTCAGGTGGCGTCAGGTAGATTTGGTGTTGATATAGATTATTTGAGTGTGGCTGCTGCCGCTGAGATAAAGATAGGACAGGGTGCAAAGCCTGGTATAGGAGGACATCTTCCAGGAGAAAAGGTAGGTGAAGATGTATCAAAGACGAGGATGATACCTATCGGGACAGATGCACTCTCCCCTGCCCCTCAGCACGATATCTATTCTATCGAAGATCTAAAACAACTGATTTTTGCAATAAAAGAGGCGACAAATTATGAAAAACCTGTGTCTGTAAAGATAGCTGCAGTTCATAATTCAGCAGCCATTGCAAGTGGTATAGTAAGGGCAGGAGCTGATATTGTAGCGATAGACGGATTCAGAGGAGGAACAGGTGCAGCTCCTACAATGATCCGAAACAATGTAGGCATACCTATTGAGTTAGCGCTTGCATCTGTTGACCAGAGATTGAGGGATGAAGGAATCAGAAGTCATGCATCTATCATTGCTGCTGGTGGTTTCAGAAACAGCGCAGATGTCGTAAAGGCTATCGCACTCGGTGCAGATGCAGTGTATATAGCAACCCCTGCCTTGATAGCAGTTGGATGCACAATGTGTCAGAAATGCTATACAGGTAAATGCCCGTGGGGTATTACAACAAATGACCCTTATCTCGCAAAGAGGCTCAACCCTGATATTGCTACAGAACAACTCATTAACCTTCTCAGGGCATGGTCAAGAGAGATAAAGGAATTCATGGGTGCTATGGGTATCAATGCAATAGAGAGCCTCAGGGGCAATAGAGAAAGATTAAGGGGTGTTAATCTCACTGAGAGGGAATTGGGTATCCTCGGAATAAAGCATGCAGGGGAGAGCTGGTAAATGAAGAGGGTCTATCCTAAAGAAGAGGTATGCATGGCTTGCAGGCTCTGCGAGATAGCCTGTATAGTAGAGCACTCTGAATATAAAGATATATTCTGGGCATTCAGGTCAGAAAAGCCAAGACAACTTCCAAAGACTAAGGTAGAGGAGCTCGGCCCATTATCATTTTCTGCTAATTGCCGACATTGTAAAGAGCCGGCGTGTATTGAGGCATGTATAACAGGTGCCTTATACAGGACAGATGAAGAGCATCCTGTTCTTATTGATAAAGATCGCTGTGTCGCATGCTGGATGTGTATTATGGCATGCCCCTATGGCTCAATAAACAGAGATGAACGAAATGGGACGAGGCATTCAACAAAATGTGATTTATGCCCTGATAAGGAAATCCCCGCCTGCGTTAAGGCATGTCCTAATAGGGCACTGATATACGAAGAAAGGTAAAATGAAAATGCAAAGCGAGCGGTTAGCAAGCGAATATAAGACAAAGAGAATTCCTTACATTTCGAAGCAAAGCTTCAAATACATTATAATCGGGAATTCTGCCGCTGGAATAGCGGCTGTTGAGTCTATAAGGGATATAGACCAATCAGGAGAGATCACCGTTTTCTCCAAAGAAAACTATCTTGCCTATTCCCGCCCCCTTATTGCAGAGTTCATATCTGACAGGGTAACAGAAAAAAGGATGGCTTATAGATATGAGGATTTTTATAAACTCCATAGAGTTAATCTGCATCTTGGCATAAAGGTAACAAAGATTGCTCCTGAGAATAAGACTATTATTACTGATAAGAAAAGAAGCTTTTCTTACGATAAACTTTTAATCGCAACTGGTGGAACACCGATAATCCCTCAGGTGGTAGGATTAGATAAAAAGGGTGTCCATACACTCATTACATGGGACGATGCAAAAGGGATAAAGAAGGATATTAAAGGTAAAAAGGAGGCAGTAATAATTGGTGGTGGACTCATAGGTATGAAGGCAGCAGAATGCGTGCATGATGCAGGGATTAAGGTCACTATTGTCGAACTTGCCGACCATATACTCTGCACTATACTTGATGATTATGGCTCAACGATATTCGAGCATCATCTCGAAAGTAAAGGTATCAACCTCATAATGGGAAACACAGTGGCAGAGGTCTCAGGGAAAGATAGAGTGAGATCTGTTGTGCTTAAAGATGGCACAAGGCTCAAATGTGACCTCTTGATTGTCGCTATAGGAGTAAAACCAAATACAGAGATTATAAAGGGAAGCGGTATTAACACAAATAAAGGCATACTGATAGACAGAAGGATGCAGACCAGTGTTGAAGATATCTACGCTTCAGGAGATGTCGCTGAAGGTTATGATATGCTTATCAATGATAGAAGGGTGCTTGCACTCTGGCCTGTAGCATACAGACATGGTATGATTGCAGGAATGAATATGGCAGGGAGCAAAAGGGAATACGAGGGTGGCTTTCCGATGAGTTCCCTTACCGTTTTTGATCTGAGCACTATAAGCGTTGGTCTATTTAATCCTGCAGACAAAGAGAATTACCAGACATTTACCAATACCGATGGTAAGGTCTACAAAAAGATGGTCTTTAAAGGTGATGTCCTTGTTGGGGCTATTCTGGTAAATGCGATAGACAGGGCTGGTATCTATACAGGACTTATAAGGGAACAGATGCCTGTAGATGATAAAGAGATGTTAATCGAAGATAGTTTTAGTCTCGCTTCACTCAGTGAGGAGTGGAGAAAGGCGAAGTTTACGCTTCCTGTCTAATACGCATACAGCCTTCCATAGGGCCTCGAAGATTTTGGATAAATCTTCACAAAATCGCCTGAGATAACCTTATCATAATCAAAATTCAAATCATCACAATATTCCCTCAGAATCCTGCTGAGGAATCCTTTATCTTCTTTATCGAGGCCGGTTATCCCTACCTCTGCGCCACACTGGTATTGATTAATCTCTCCACGGATGTACATAATACCACCGTGCATTCCAGTTCCAAGATAATCTCCTGCTATGGGAATATTCTTATTTCCCTCAATACCAAGCAGTATTAAATATCCTCCAGCCATATATTCTCCAAGAAAATTCCCTGCAGCCCCTCCAATAACGATGACAGGTTTTTTATCCATGTATCCCTTCATATGAATCCCAACACGGTAACCAACATCACCTTTTATGAATAATTTACCACCCCTCATGCCGTATCCAAGCACATCTCCGGCGTGTCCATACACAACGACCTTCCCTTCATTCATGGTATTCCCTATTCCATCCTGTGCATTGTTTTTAACTATTATAGTCGGCCCATTCATAAAGGTTGCGAGGTCGTTGCCTGGCACTCCGTTTATAGTTATTGTAGCTTTTCCTGTTATACCATCTCCAATGTATCTCTGTCCGTTAACGTTCAGCACCTCTATTTCGGTCTCACCATTTCTTATAATTTCTTTCATAAGTTCATTTAACTGTCTGTAGTATATTCCTCTGGCGTCTATCGTTGTCATGGATTTACTCCGTTATTGAGATTTACTATCACAGGGTCTCCTGCCCTTGGCGCCCATATCCTTTCAGGCTCAGGACATATTTCCATGATTGCAGATTCCTCGGATGCCATATAAGCCATCTCTCCTTTTACAGCCGCAACAAGTGGTCTGAGTTTTATTCTATCGTTCATTCCTATAAGCCCTCTGCTGTAGGCGAATATAAATGCAAATGGTCCATTGAGAAGTCCACTTCCATATACCATCCTCAGTGCTGTGATAAGCCTCTTTTCTCTCTCAGAAAGAATATCTATCCTTTTCCAGAATGGAGCAGCTAATATCATGCAGGCAATCTCTGGTCTTAATCCCTGTTTCCTTATAAACAGGTCAAGGAGATAGGCTACAACCTCTGTGTCTGTAAGGAGCGTAAGTTTGTAGCCATACATTTCAAGATACCTCTTGTTTATTCCATAAGACGATATCTCTCCATTATGGACAATGGACCAGTCAAGTAGAGTAAACGGGTGTGCCCCACCCCACCAGCCAGGCGTGTTCGTTGGGAATCTGTTATGAGCAGTCCATATATATCCTTCATAACTCTCTACCATAAAGAAATCAGCAATCTCTTCAGGATAGCCCACCCCCTTAAAGACCCCCATGTTTTTGCCGCTTGAGAAGACATAAGCCCCTGGAATATCTCCATTTACATGCATCACTGTATTTACTATCACATCATCTTCTGCGATGTCTGTATTTCCTCTATCAGTTCTCATCTTGACAAAGTATCGCCAGAGGATGGGTGGATCTGCTATGTTTTGGTTCTTCCTATGCGGTATTTCCTCTCCATTTTCTACATTGAGATGATAATCGAGATAGTCTTCGGTAGATTTTTTTGCCCCCTCGTTATCATACATGATATGCAGGGCGTAGTAATCTTTATACTTGGGGTAGATGCCGTAAGCGGCAAATCCACCACCAAGCCCATTTCCCCTCTCATGCTGACAGGCAATAGAGCATCTTACTATTTCCCCGCTTAGGGGTTTTCCATTTATATTGATGATACCCGTAAGCCCGCAACCAGAGATTTCCTTCCTGCCATAAGGGCTACCTATCTTCTCTGGTACTCGTGTATATAGTTTTCGGGTTGTCTCCATCTGTCCCCACTTGTCATTTTCATTGCCGTTTATGTCTTTTAAAGACATAAGTTGTCTCTCTAAGGAATTGTAGAATAAAAGAAAAGGCTTATCTTTGTCAAGATTTTTAAGGCAGAGAACTACTCAGATT is part of the Nitrospirota bacterium genome and encodes:
- a CDS encoding 4Fe-4S dicluster domain-containing protein encodes the protein MKRVYPKEEVCMACRLCEIACIVEHSEYKDIFWAFRSEKPRQLPKTKVEELGPLSFSANCRHCKEPACIEACITGALYRTDEEHPVLIDKDRCVACWMCIMACPYGSINRDERNGTRHSTKCDLCPDKEIPACVKACPNRALIYEER
- a CDS encoding glutamine amidotransferase family protein, with amino-acid sequence METTRKLYTRVPEKIGSPYGRKEISGCGLTGIININGKPLSGEIVRCSIACQHERGNGLGGGFAAYGIYPKYKDYYALHIMYDNEGAKKSTEDYLDYHLNVENGEEIPHRKNQNIADPPILWRYFVKMRTDRGNTDIAEDDVIVNTVMHVNGDIPGAYVFSSGKNMGVFKGVGYPEEIADFFMVESYEGYIWTAHNRFPTNTPGWWGGAHPFTLLDWSIVHNGEISSYGINKRYLEMYGYKLTLLTDTEVVAYLLDLFIRKQGLRPEIACMILAAPFWKRIDILSEREKRLITALRMVYGSGLLNGPFAFIFAYSRGLIGMNDRIKLRPLVAAVKGEMAYMASEESAIMEICPEPERIWAPRAGDPVIVNLNNGVNP
- a CDS encoding FAD-dependent oxidoreductase — its product is MKMQSERLASEYKTKRIPYISKQSFKYIIIGNSAAGIAAVESIRDIDQSGEITVFSKENYLAYSRPLIAEFISDRVTEKRMAYRYEDFYKLHRVNLHLGIKVTKIAPENKTIITDKKRSFSYDKLLIATGGTPIIPQVVGLDKKGVHTLITWDDAKGIKKDIKGKKEAVIIGGGLIGMKAAECVHDAGIKVTIVELADHILCTILDDYGSTIFEHHLESKGINLIMGNTVAEVSGKDRVRSVVLKDGTRLKCDLLIVAIGVKPNTEIIKGSGINTNKGILIDRRMQTSVEDIYASGDVAEGYDMLINDRRVLALWPVAYRHGMIAGMNMAGSKREYEGGFPMSSLTVFDLSTISVGLFNPADKENYQTFTNTDGKVYKKMVFKGDVLVGAILVNAIDRAGIYTGLIREQMPVDDKEMLIEDSFSLASLSEEWRKAKFTLPV
- a CDS encoding glutamate synthase-related protein, producing the protein MAVGDTRSSNFFDFIVDRDTERCIECLVCIQQCPYDANIHRTVEPKGVVSDFAKCTGCHRCEAICPTGCITIRRNPSQFREHDIWTDWHIKNLYKQTATGGVLLTGSGNDYEYPIYWDHILLDACQVTNPSIDPLREPMELRTYLGSKPDKLEFEEKEGKIELKTELAPQLVLEVPVLFSAMSYGAINLNLCEALARTAEAMGTLYNTGEGGLHKRLYRYGKNTIVQVASGRFGVDIDYLSVAAAAEIKIGQGAKPGIGGHLPGEKVGEDVSKTRMIPIGTDALSPAPQHDIYSIEDLKQLIFAIKEATNYEKPVSVKIAAVHNSAAIASGIVRAGADIVAIDGFRGGTGAAPTMIRNNVGIPIELALASVDQRLRDEGIRSHASIIAAGGFRNSADVVKAIALGADAVYIATPALIAVGCTMCQKCYTGKCPWGITTNDPYLAKRLNPDIATEQLINLLRAWSREIKEFMGAMGINAIESLRGNRERLRGVNLTERELGILGIKHAGESW